The sequence gttaactaTTTACTGTTCATTTCTTCACTGATCCTGTCTTCTGGGTGCAGGTGGTCGTTAATCAAGGTCTCACACCGCTGTATGGCCTCAGGTGACCCTACCAACTCCACATCAGTCTCCAGAATACCCTGGTCACGGATCTGGGGAGGGCAGAAGAAACTGCTGGGTGAGGATCTAATATTCAAAGCTAGAGGAAAAGGAAGAAGTTGAGTTGcgttttttatgtcatacccaggAGAACACACCTTTCCatgcgaaatgtgccagaaATTGAGACCAtttggtgtcctcaaacaatTACATACAAGCATCAATTCCAGCATcagaatccagtattcaaattttcgacggcaAAGCAAGTTAATTCAATGGAAGCAACACGTTCATCATACTGAACATGCACACTTTAAACTATGACCTGGCTTCAAGCACTAGATGGGTACTCACATTGATGCGGGCTCCGCTGTCATCTCGTATGCGGTTGATGGTTGCTCCAGCTTTGCCTGGTACAAAATATATCCATAAGTAATGAAAGTCATGACAATGTCAGCATTGGCAACAAAAAGAGCATGGTAAAATACAGTTTGTATACAGCTTACAGCTAAAAATtaatctttttcttttcagaattGATACCTTGAtactttttcctttcttttcacaATTCAGGTAATAGTGTAGAAACAATGAGATGTACAGGGTTGTTCTTTTTGCTTGGCCTTGAATCTGCCCCTTTATTCACTTATAATTGTTTACAGATGTGGGGTGTTTTTCCACATGTGGACAAGTTCTTGCTGTTCCTCTAGAACACATTGCTGAACACTTTGGTAGGTTTTCTCTTTAACAAGACTTATCACAATGACAATGCTCTAGTTACAATGACAATGCTCTACGCCAGAGTTTGATGATTAACAATTGACCATTGTATACATAACCTAGCTCTTTCTCCAATTGTTGATTACTTACCTATCAACTTGCCAACCTCTGCAGAGGCTATAGTGATGACTTTCCTGCCTCCTGTTTCGCCCCCCTCCTGAGATGACCGTCCGCCaaaccctcctcctcctccagggCCTCTCCTGTCACGGTTTCCCCCGAAGCCTCCATGGTCATCCTGCCTTGGCTTGTTCCTATCGTCCCATGCATCATAAGAGTTCCCCCCGTCCCGAGTGCCAAAGCGGTTGCCCCTCCCCATTCCCCCGGGGAACCGATCGCCATCTTCCCGGCGGTCCCTGCCACGGAAGCCGCTCGAGTTCGACCGCCCGCCCGGGTCTCTCCAGTTCTCTCCCTCGCTCCCCCACTTCCCGCGACCGAAGCCGTGGTTTCTGGTGTCGGCGTCGTCCCTGCGGTTcgtcccccctccccagccgCCTCCTCCGCGACCGAAGCCCCCCGGACCGTTGCTTTCGGTTTGACGGCGATGACTTTGCGTACTTTCGCTGACTCCACGCTGAAAGCCTGGCGTGGACCCGAGTTGGAAACTGGTTCCACCAGACCCTGAGTCGTTTATCTCAGCGTCCCAGTCCTCCATAGCGTAAAAACGGTGGAAAAACGAAAGTAAATGCTTCAGCTAAAAGGTGACAGGCGTAAGACTTTTCAACTTTCGAGACAGCGTGGAGACAAAGCAATAAAGACCATACCACTGGATTAAAAGGGAGAAACTCTctgaaagtttatttgcaaggtTAGCATTTTTCATTCAAAGGCGAAGCCGTTTATATGTATACATAATGCCTGATACTTTAAATCTTAATTATTGCAAGTTATTTGgcattttaattttcaaattgaGTTTGTACGTAGTTATATGTAACCGAAACCCCCAGACGGATTCTTCCATAACTTGGCTCTCGAAAAAGTTTCCAAGAAATGGACATGCGTGGTAAGCATTCTTTTGGAAGAGTCCACATTACATTACCCTGGGGGCTATATGTATAAGTTTTTCTATACAAAAATTGACTACCATTTATGCCAAATCTAAATTAATATTGAATATTACTTTTAACGCTTAGCAGTATGTACTGATATGCTGCTCTCAATAATATTTAACTTTTTGTATTCGTTTTCCTGTTTTACCCTCCCCTGAAGCCTAATAGACCATATCCAACATGGCAGCGGGTGAGAGAAAAGAGCGCGAGAAGCGAACGTCTGGACGTGAAGCACGGAAAACTGACGACGGCGCGCCTCCAGTCGACTGGTCGAACGTGGATCTAGAGATAAACTTGTTTCAGGCGATGAGGGGACACAAGCCTGTTGGTCAGTTGTCAATATTTTGTAGTAAGAAATCAAGTTTAAACCtggtgtgtggggaggggggcagttgcTTTGTTTCACCCGAAACCCAGGATTTTAAAATCATCGGAGACCACCCAGAACATATCCTGTGTTACACAACCTCTCGCTTTCAGGGCTGATTGTACCTCCTCCCCGAGAAAGGGGTCCTAGAAGCTTGAATGTAGACAGGCTAACTCTGAACACATAATTTCTAGcaaaaatgtatgatttatCGTCAACTCAACGCACACTTGACCAGAGTGGATATTCATAAACCGAGGGAATCCAGCAGATCGCCAGATAAGAAATGTAAAATAAGGGCGAAAACAAAACTAACAACAACGATATTCGCTGAAAAGATACTGCGTGAACAGACTCAAATCGCCTTAGTGGCTTTCGGATGAAAAcatagagatacatgtagttgacgtCTGTCTGTATGAATATTATTATTGATTCTGGGGTGATGTGGTACTGCTGCTCAACCGACTGTTTCCTTTATTCTCTACAGGTGTGAACCGACACTTCCAGATGGCGTGTATCCATGAAAAACTCAACCAGATGGTCAACAGACACATCAGTGCACAGCAGATCTGGGTCCACTTGGATGACATGTATGACATGCCTGCACTGGTAAGGAATTAGTCATGGTGTCACACATTGATTTTTACAAAGTGATATGCAATGTACATgcattccatttgctactggccaaagaactgaccaagaagaccactcgtgGGGGTGATAAAATCTGGTagacaagtggtcactatagacaggtttatGTAATTGGAAAAAATcatttaagggaccaccaaaaagtggttatATTGGCCTTATGTTCAGAGGATCAATTGTATAGGTTTGACAATacattttgcatctgtttcacTT comes from Branchiostoma lanceolatum isolate klBraLanc5 chromosome 2, klBraLanc5.hap2, whole genome shotgun sequence and encodes:
- the LOC136428918 gene encoding MRG/MORF4L-binding protein-like; translation: MAAGERKEREKRTSGREARKTDDGAPPVDWSNVDLEINLFQAMRGHKPVGVNRHFQMACIHEKLNQMVNRHISAQQIWVHLDDMYDMPALHDSEILPFPNSQTEFILPDEIRHPDESFDTASLKDSEMGGAKSSRGGSTNTPDSSPKRKRTRQLASSSPSSPANPPSSTKRRRLQNV